The following DNA comes from Nitrospirota bacterium.
GTCTCCAGGTTCCCTTTCTCCATCAGAATTGCGGCATCTTCAAGCTTTAACAGCGGCTTTGTTATTGATGCCGAGAAGATAATGATCCCTGCCGCCGAGATGAGCAATATGATCCCTGAAAAGATCATCGCATTGTTGTTGAACTTTCTCATGCTGTTTGTGAAGTGTGTTATGTTCACGGGTGATAACACCGCGCCGACATGCTCTCCGGCCGCGTCGTTGATCCCGAACCCGGTGCATATATATGAACCTGATTCATTATTGAATTTATGGAGTTCGTTCTCTCCCTTCTCCACCCTCTCAATTGCCGCTTCATCAGAGCACTTTGCCAGAAGCCTGACATCAGTAGTTTGCGATACGACAAGATGTTTCTCGTTGTCATCCCAGTTGTCCCTGAGGCCTGCTACCTTTCTGACAGACTTCCAGTCTTCCCTGTCAAGCTTGTCCTTGTCCGCGATAATGGCGTATTCATCGCCTGTCTCTTCTTTCATTATTCCAAGGAAATGGTCTATCTCTTCGCCTAATTCAAGATACCCTATCAGCTTTTTATCGTTGTAATAGGGCATCACAACTCTCAGCGCAAAGGCTGTCTTGCCGAGTTCTATCCCTGATGCAATGCCCTGCGTCTCTCTTGCCTTCAGGAATGTATGCCTGTTTATCATATCTCCGTATAGATCCTTGTTGTGAAGCCTCAGGAAGCATATCCCGTCAGGCAGGATAAAATAAAAATGGGTTATCCCGTATCTCTCCTTGAGGTTTTTGAAAAGCGGTTCTCCATAGCGGTAAAGAGCGTCCCTGTCATTGCTCATGAACTTTTCTTTAATGCCGGGGTCCTGAATGATCACCTCGAGCGCGGCCGCAAGTGTTTTGGTATCGCGTTCTATCAGCACGCCGAATGAGGATTTGAAATCTTTTACTTGAATTGAGACCTCTTTATCGCGGATATTGTTATGTTCATATACTGTCATGCCGTAAAAGGCCGGAATGACGATACAGAGTATAAGCAGATATCCGATGCTGATCTTCGCGCGTATATTCATGGTATTTATGCCGGCAGTTGCACGCTGAACCTGCACCCCTTGCCGAATTCCGACTCAACCCAAACCTTCCCGTTATGCCTCTGGACTATCTTCTTAACTATGCTGAGCCCGAGCCCTTCGCCGCCCTTGCCGCGCTGCACCTGATGGAATATATCAAATATCCTGTCCTGATGTTCCGCCGGGATGCCTATGCCGTTGTCTTCCACGCAATAGAAAACATGGCTGTTCTTTTTATACCCTGAGATCCTGATGACTCCGGGACGCGACGGGTCAAGGTATTTCAGAGCATTGCCTATGAGGTTTGAAAATGCCTGGTTTATCTGCTTCTCATCACCGGAGCATGAAGGGAGTTCAGTGACTTCATGCCTTGCGCCTTTTTCTTTGAATTGGTATTCAAGTGTGTCCAGGACATCTGAGACAAGCCTCTTCATCTCAAGCTTCTTCATCTCAAGTTCCGCCCTGCCGGAACGGGAAAGCCTTAAAAGCCCTGAGAGCAGGGAGTCCATCTTTGCAACGCTTGCGTCTATATACTTCACGGATTCAGGGATGTCCTTGTCAATGATAAACTCGATCTTCTCTTTCCTGTCCCGGGGAATATCGATCTCCTGCAGAATATTCTTCAGTTCCTTAAGCGAGTAATTGATCTCTTTGTGATAGCCTTCCACATTGACAAGCGGCGACCTGAGGTCATGGGAGGTTACATAGATTATCTGCTCAAGTTCTTTATTAAGATGCCTTCTCTCCTCTTCAGCCTGTTTGCGCTCGGTGATGTCGAGGTTATATTCAATGATCTGCGACACGTTGTTGTTACTGTCAAATATCGGGTATCCATGGACTTCCACTATTATCGGGTTGCCGTATTTATCATGATGAATATGCTCAAGAGTGACTGCTGCTTTTGTCTCTTTTATCTTCTTTATCGTGCATGGGTGCTCGGCATCGTCGCAGGGAATGTTGCTGTGGTGGGTTAGCTCATAACAGGTCATATTTTCATCATTCATTTCAAGGTGGGCCGCATGGTTGGAGAGCTTGATCGTATAGTCATTCGCGTCAATGACATAGAACGGATGCGTCATTGACGTCATTATGTTATTAAGCATGGCGTTCTGGCTCTTCAGCCGGCCCTCGCTCGCGGTCAGGTTCTTTTCAGTCTCCTTCAGACTGATGATCGCTGGGAGCAATTTCTGGAAACCGACTGCGAGCAGAAGAAATCCGCCTAAGTAGCCGATCTCTTTCTCAAGAAAAGATTGAAGCGGGGTGTTGCCGACAATAACATATTTATCCAAGGCCGGGAAGTTGTCGGTTATATCTATCAGCATTC
Coding sequences within:
- a CDS encoding HAMP domain-containing protein codes for the protein MNIRAKISIGYLLILCIVIPAFYGMTVYEHNNIRDKEVSIQVKDFKSSFGVLIERDTKTLAAALEVIIQDPGIKEKFMSNDRDALYRYGEPLFKNLKERYGITHFYFILPDGICFLRLHNKDLYGDMINRHTFLKARETQGIASGIELGKTAFALRVVMPYYNDKKLIGYLELGEEIDHFLGIMKEETGDEYAIIADKDKLDREDWKSVRKVAGLRDNWDDNEKHLVVSQTTDVRLLAKCSDEAAIERVEKGENELHKFNNESGSYICTGFGINDAAGEHVGAVLSPVNITHFTNSMRKFNNNAMIFSGIILLISAAGIIIFSASITKPLLKLEDAAILMEKGNLETKVDIRSNDEIGMLAKAFNSMAVKLEETLSSLRKKNKEVEKIVYITSHDLRSPLINVEGYHKEIGYSLKELQAALKDVELPQDVREKIVFIIEKEIPESVKYIDSSIVKMDSLLSGLLRLSRSGQAELHIEKLDMNRLVSDVLDTFKFQFKEKGAAHDVEKLPSCSGDERQINQVFSNLMGNALKYLDPARPGVIKISGYKKDGEVVYCVEDNGIGIPAEHQDRIFEIFHRVQPGKGGEGLGLSIVRKIVERDNGKVWVESVEGKGSRFYVSLPA
- a CDS encoding PAS domain-containing protein: MQDIILETIRALLVLAIFSYLLQNRKKPEINSHHGWVFIISGFAVLLFGMLIDITDNFPALDKYVIVGNTPLQSFLEKEIGYLGGFLLLAVGFQKLLPAIISLKETEKNLTASEGRLKSQNAMLNNIMTSMTHPFYVIDANDYTIKLSNHAAHLEMNDENMTCYELTHHSNIPCDDAEHPCTIKKIKETKAAVTLEHIHHDKYGNPIIVEVHGYPIFDSNNNVSQIIEYNLDITERKQAEEERRHLNKELEQIIYVTSHDLRSPLVNVEGYHKEINYSLKELKNILQEIDIPRDRKEKIEFIIDKDIPESVKYIDASVAKMDSLLSGLLRLSRSGRAELEMKKLEMKRLVSDVLDTLEYQFKEKGARHEVTELPSCSGDEKQINQAFSNLIGNALKYLDPSRPGVIRISGYKKNSHVFYCVEDNGIGIPAEHQDRIFDIFHQVQRGKGGEGLGLSIVKKIVQRHNGKVWVESEFGKGCRFSVQLPA